The genomic window GCGCCGACCTGCTGGCGCTCACCCTGATCACACCGCCCGGCGAGATCGGCGCCGACGTCGCATTCGGCTCGACCCAACGCTTCGGTGTCCCAATGGGATTCGGTGGACCACACGCGGGTTACCTGACGGTGCACACCAAACACGCGCGTCAACTGCCCGGACGCCTGGTCGGTGTGTCCCTGGACGCCGACGGCTCGCCGGCCTACCGGCTGGCCTTGCAGACCCGCGAGCAGCACATCCGCCGGGACAAGGCGACCAGCAACATCTGCACTGCCCAGGTGCTGTTGGCGGTGATGGCCGCCATGTACGCCAGCTATCACGGCGCGCAAGGCCTGACCGAGATCGCGCGCCGGGTCCATGCCCATGCCGAAACCATCGGCGGCGCGCTGGGCGATGCCCTGGTGCACGACACCTACTTCGACACGGTGCTGGCGCGGGTCCCCGGGCGCGCCGACGAGGTGGTGGCCGCGGCCAAGGCGAACAACGTCAACCTGTGGCGCGTCGACGCCGACCACGTGTCGGTGGCCTGTGACGAAGCCACCACCGATGCCCATGTCGCGATCGTGCTGGAGGCCTTCGGCGTGACCGGAACCCAACCGGCGGCCGTCGACATCGCCACCCGCGGCACACAGTTCCTGACCCATCCCGCGTTCGCCCAGTACCGCACCGAAACGTCGATGATGCGTTACCTGCGCACCCTGGCGGACAAAGATGTCGCGTTGGACCGCAGCATGATTCCGCTCGGGTCGTGCACGATGAAACTCAACGCCGCCACCGAGATGGAGCCGATCACCTGGCCCGAATTCTCCCGCCAGCATCCGTTCGCGCCGGCTTCCGACACCCCGGGCCTGCGTCGGCTCATTGCCGACCTGGAGGAGTGGCTGGTACAGATCACCGGTTACGACGCGGTGTCGCTGCAACCCAATGCGGGCTCGCAGGGCGAGTACGCCGGCTTGCTGGCCATCCACGACTACCACGCCAGCCGCGGGGAGCCGCATCGCGACATCTGCCTCATCCCGTCCAGCGCGCACGGCACCAACGCCGCGTCTGCGGCGCTGGCCGGCATGCGGGTGGTGGTCGTCGGCTGCCACGACAACGGCGACGTCGATCTGGACGATCTGCGCGCCAAGGTCAGCGAACACGCCGATCGGCTTTCGACGTTGATGATCACCTACCCGTCCACCCACGGCGTCTACGAGCACGACATCGCCGACATCTGCGCGGCCGTGCACGATGCCGGCGGTCAGGTGTACGTCGACGGCGCGAACCTCAACGCGCTGGTCGGTCTGGCCCGGCCGGGCAAGTTCGGCGGCGACGTCAGCCACCTGAACCTGCACAAGACGTTCTGCATCCCGCACGGGGGCGGGGGACCAGGTGTGGGGCCGGTGGCGGTGCGCTCACACCTGGCGCCGTTTCTGCCGGGGCACCCGTACGCGCCCGAGCTTCCGTCGGGTCATCCGGTGTCCTCGGCGCCCTACGGGTCGGCGTCGATTCTCCCGATCAGCTGGGCCTATATCCGGATGATGGGCGCCGACGGGCTGCGCGCGGCATCGCTGACCGCCATCACCTCGGCCAACTACATCGCCCGTCGCCTCGACGAGTACTTCCCGGTGCTCTACACCGGCGAGAACGGCATGGTCGCTCACGAGTGCATCCTGGACCTGCGCGGCATCACCAAGAAGACCGGAGTGACCGTCGATGATGTCGCAAAGCGTTTGGCCGACTACGGTTTCCATGCGCCGACGATGAGTTTCCCGGTCGCGGGCACGCTGATGGTGGAGCCCACCGAGAGCGAAAGCCTCGCCGAGGTGGACGCGTTCTGCGAGGCCATGATCGGCATCCGCGCCGAGATCGACAAGGTCGGCAGTGGGCAGTGGCCGGTGGAGGACAACCCGCTGCGGGGTGCGCCGCACACCGCGCAGAGCCTGCTGGTGTCGGAGTGGGACCACCCGTACACGCGGGAGGAAGCCGCTTATCCGCTGGGTAGCGCCTTCCGGCCCAAGGTGTGGCCGCCGGTGCGCCGCATCGACGGCGCCTACGGCGACCGCAACCTGGTCTGCTCGTGTCCGCCGGTGGAGGCTTTCGCCTGAGCGGCGCGGACCGGAGTCGCTTAACCGAACCGGTCGATGATCGCCGCGGCGATGCGCTGCGGCGCGTCCTCCTGGATGTAGTGCTTGGCGGTGGGTAACTCCACGAGCACGTGGTCGGGAAAGGTCGCCTGCATCCGCGGAATCG from Mycobacterium kubicae includes these protein-coding regions:
- the gcvP gene encoding aminomethyl-transferring glycine dehydrogenase encodes the protein MSTFADRHIGPDSAAVATMLAVIGVDSLDALAAKAVPAGILDKLTDTGAAPGLDRLPPAVSEAEALAELRALADSNTVSVSMIGQGYYDTLTPPVLLRNIMENPAWYTAYTPYQPEISQGRLEALLNFQTMVTDLTGLEIANASMLDEGTAAAEAVTLMHRAVRGPAHRLAVDVDVFAQTAAVLTTRAEPLGIEIVTADLRDGLPDGDFFGVIAQLPGASGRITDWAALVEQAHERGALVAIGADLLALTLITPPGEIGADVAFGSTQRFGVPMGFGGPHAGYLTVHTKHARQLPGRLVGVSLDADGSPAYRLALQTREQHIRRDKATSNICTAQVLLAVMAAMYASYHGAQGLTEIARRVHAHAETIGGALGDALVHDTYFDTVLARVPGRADEVVAAAKANNVNLWRVDADHVSVACDEATTDAHVAIVLEAFGVTGTQPAAVDIATRGTQFLTHPAFAQYRTETSMMRYLRTLADKDVALDRSMIPLGSCTMKLNAATEMEPITWPEFSRQHPFAPASDTPGLRRLIADLEEWLVQITGYDAVSLQPNAGSQGEYAGLLAIHDYHASRGEPHRDICLIPSSAHGTNAASAALAGMRVVVVGCHDNGDVDLDDLRAKVSEHADRLSTLMITYPSTHGVYEHDIADICAAVHDAGGQVYVDGANLNALVGLARPGKFGGDVSHLNLHKTFCIPHGGGGPGVGPVAVRSHLAPFLPGHPYAPELPSGHPVSSAPYGSASILPISWAYIRMMGADGLRAASLTAITSANYIARRLDEYFPVLYTGENGMVAHECILDLRGITKKTGVTVDDVAKRLADYGFHAPTMSFPVAGTLMVEPTESESLAEVDAFCEAMIGIRAEIDKVGSGQWPVEDNPLRGAPHTAQSLLVSEWDHPYTREEAAYPLGSAFRPKVWPPVRRIDGAYGDRNLVCSCPPVEAFA